Proteins encoded within one genomic window of Nilaparvata lugens isolate BPH chromosome 11, ASM1435652v1, whole genome shotgun sequence:
- the LOC111059982 gene encoding tetra-peptide repeat homeobox protein 1 → MRLLVSLVLCAGFTLGEEPVKKTDNELTGNQLNNVDNDSKKQGKRELYDLGNYGHGFGYDSFGLDHHSFGGFDHGFGHHFPHHEVHKTVTLTKEVPVPYPVHIEKKIPVPVDRPYPVHVPKPYPVHVEKHVPVPVKVPVPAPYPVEKPVPYPVKVPVDRPYPVHVPKPYPVYVDKPYPVPVEKHVPVPVKVPVDRPYPVHVPVEKPVPYPVEKPVPYPVKVPVDRPYPVHVPKPYPVHVEKQVAVPYPVPYAVKEHHGHHGHGFFDHGFALGEHL, encoded by the exons ATGAGGTTGTTAGTGAGTCTAGTACTGTGTGCGGGGTTCACACTAGGTGAGGAACCAGTTAAAAAAACGGACAACGAGTTAACGGGCAACCAGTTGAACAACGTTGACAACGACTCAAAAAAACAGGGTAAACGGGAGTTATACGACCTGGGAAACTATGGTCACGGGTTCGGATATGACAGTTTTGGACTAGATCATCATAGCTTTGGAGGGTTTGACCATGGTTTTGGTCATCATTTCCCCCACCACGAGGTGCATAAAACGGTGACTTTGACTAAGGAGGTCCCGGTTCCATATCCGGTACACATCGAGAAGAAAATCCCGGTTCCTGTGGATCGGCCATACCCGGTACATGTGCCCAAACCATATCCGGTTCATGTGGAGAAGCATGTACCGGTTCCAGTGAAGGTACCCGTTCCAGCGCCGTACCCTGTGGAGAAACCGGTTCCATACCCCGTCAAG GTACCCGTCGATCGTCCATACCCGGTTCATGTACCAAAACCCTACCCAGTCTACGTGGACAAACCCTACCCGGTTCCCGTGGAGAAGCACGTCCCCGTCCCGGTCAAGGTTCCGGTAGACCGTCCCTACCCCGTCCATGTACCGGTCGAGAAACCTGTGCCTTACCCTGTCGAGAAACCAGTTCCCTACCCCGTCAAG GTACCCGTGGACCGTCCATACCCAGTTCATGTACCAAAACCCTACCCTGTTCACGTTGAGAAACAGGTGGCTGTGCCCTACCCCGTACCCTACGCAGTCAAGGAGCATCATGGTCATCATGGACACGGCTTCTTCGACCATGGATTCGCCCTGGGAGAGCATCTGTGA